One genomic segment of Paenibacillus sp. FSL H8-0332 includes these proteins:
- a CDS encoding class II fructose-bisphosphate aldolase has protein sequence MPLVTLKELMKDAEAKRYAVGAYNVINLEMIRGIIAGAEEARSPVILSFAEVHIPLVPLEVIAPIILAAARQARVPVAVHLDHGQDHEILIRAMQLGFSSVMFDGAHLPLEENIRQTNEISKIAKALGVSVEAELGKILRPEGGGAEEEIEEYDPDDVYTNPQEAQTFIANTDVDALAVAYGTAHGVYLTEPVLDFERLKLIKELTGLPLVMHGGSGLDEAAYETSIQCGIRKLNYYSNMAHEVANILQAKLAANSAQQRKSYYHDLSRWAMEAVQQDIVRTMRIFGSAGQA, from the coding sequence ATGCCATTAGTGACCCTGAAAGAGTTAATGAAGGATGCCGAAGCCAAACGTTATGCCGTCGGCGCGTACAATGTGATTAATTTGGAGATGATCCGGGGAATCATTGCCGGGGCCGAGGAGGCGCGCTCACCGGTCATTCTGTCCTTTGCGGAAGTGCATATTCCGCTTGTTCCGCTTGAAGTGATCGCTCCCATTATACTGGCGGCTGCGAGGCAAGCGCGGGTTCCCGTTGCGGTACACCTGGACCACGGCCAGGATCACGAAATTCTGATCCGGGCGATGCAACTCGGCTTCTCGTCGGTGATGTTCGACGGTGCGCATCTGCCGCTGGAGGAGAATATCCGCCAGACCAATGAGATCAGCAAAATCGCCAAGGCGCTTGGAGTTTCCGTAGAAGCCGAGCTTGGCAAGATTCTGCGTCCGGAGGGCGGCGGAGCGGAGGAAGAGATCGAAGAATATGATCCGGACGATGTATACACCAATCCCCAAGAGGCACAGACCTTTATTGCAAATACCGATGTCGATGCGCTCGCCGTTGCTTACGGGACCGCGCACGGTGTTTATCTGACAGAACCGGTTCTGGATTTTGAGCGTTTGAAGCTCATCAAAGAGCTTACCGGCCTGCCGCTGGTGATGCATGGCGGGTCTGGACTGGATGAAGCTGCCTATGAAACTTCCATACAGTGCGGCATCCGCAAGCTTAACTATTATTCCAATATGGCGCATGAAGTGGCCAATATCCTCCAGGCGAAATTGGCGGCCAACAGCGCGCAGCAGCGCAAAAGCTATTATCATGATCTATCCAGATGGGCTATGGAAGCTGTGCAGCAGGATATTGTTCGTACGATGAGAATTTTCGGGAGTGCCGGACAAGCCTGA
- a CDS encoding aldose 1-epimerase family protein, whose protein sequence is MARLYGREWTRRELEARVGRIEQLAGVQPFVMREGPEAGQEVFRVRTGTGLSYWVHPGKGMDISLAEFCGIPVSWSAANGDPHAAYFRDEGNHWLQTASGGLLMTCGLSQAGAAGRDEYGAYGLHGQIHHTSARQASYQAEWQDNEYEIRLRGVIEETSIFGHKLRLTRTITSRLGENSLLLNDCVENAGFTPAPHLMLYHFNFGFPLLAEDTRIVLPESSCAPRDDDMEISRIHEWQAPDQRFKEQVYYHEPLERQTYICAQISSPSFPIPGLSSSSGGLTVELKWDQRTLPRLVQWRMPGAGEHVLGLEPSNCWTRGRAEEHRAHSLKLLEPGEAVHYEIELKFKTN, encoded by the coding sequence ATGGCAAGACTTTATGGCAGAGAATGGACCCGTCGTGAGCTGGAAGCGAGAGTTGGGAGAATAGAGCAGCTTGCGGGAGTGCAGCCCTTTGTAATGAGAGAAGGGCCGGAGGCCGGTCAGGAAGTGTTCCGTGTGCGGACCGGCACTGGCCTCTCCTATTGGGTGCATCCCGGCAAGGGAATGGATATCTCTTTGGCTGAATTTTGCGGCATTCCGGTTAGCTGGTCTGCCGCCAACGGCGATCCCCATGCCGCTTATTTCAGGGATGAGGGGAATCACTGGCTGCAGACAGCCTCCGGCGGGTTGCTGATGACTTGCGGATTGTCGCAGGCAGGTGCGGCCGGCCGGGACGAATACGGAGCTTATGGATTGCATGGACAGATTCATCATACGTCTGCACGCCAAGCTTCGTATCAGGCGGAATGGCAAGACAATGAATATGAGATCCGCCTGCGGGGAGTCATAGAGGAGACGTCCATTTTTGGACATAAGCTGCGTTTAACCCGCACCATTACAAGCAGGCTTGGAGAGAACAGTCTGCTGCTTAACGATTGCGTGGAGAATGCAGGCTTTACACCGGCCCCGCATCTGATGCTGTATCATTTCAACTTTGGCTTTCCGCTGCTTGCGGAGGATACCCGGATTGTATTGCCGGAGAGCAGCTGTGCTCCGCGTGATGATGATATGGAGATATCACGGATACATGAATGGCAGGCGCCGGATCAGCGTTTTAAGGAACAAGTGTACTACCATGAGCCATTGGAACGGCAAACGTACATCTGCGCTCAAATCAGCAGCCCTTCTTTTCCTATACCCGGCTTATCCTCTTCATCGGGAGGCCTGACGGTAGAGCTGAAGTGGGATCAGCGGACGCTGCCCAGACTGGTGCAGTGGAGAATGCCCGGAGCAGGTGAACATGTGCTGGGACTCGAGCCGTCCAATTGCTGGACCCGGGGAAGAGCGGAGGAGCACAGAGCGCATTCTTTGAAGCTGCTGGAGCCTGGAGAAGCCGTTCATTACGAGATTGAATTGAAATTCAAAACGAACTGA
- the araA gene encoding L-arabinose isomerase, translating to MLQAKPYVFWFVTGSQGLYGEDVLEQVEENSRRMVEELNREGGLPYPIEFRETVTAPEAILRVCLEANSSGTCAGVITWMHTFSPAKMWISGLTQLRKPLLHLHTQYNIEIPWDSIDMEFMNLNQAAHGDREFGFIGARLRMARKIIAGHWKDEEVRARIGGWMKTAAGYTGSQTMRIARFGDNMRDVAVTEGDKVEAQIKLGWTVNGYPAGDLAERVRSVSDAKLRRLMDEYAELYDFTDQGRADGAEREAIREQARMEIALSEFLEEGGYTAFVTSFQDLHGLKQLPGLAAQRLMAAGYGFGGEGDWKTAALVRMMKIMAGNQGTSFMEDYTYHLQKGNEMVLGSHMLEICPSLAADRPRIEVHPLFVGGKEAPARLIFNGASGKGINATLVDMGDRFRLIVNEVNAVQNEHRMPHLPVARLLWQPEPSLTRASEAWILAGGAHHFAFSFHTTSEQLRDWARMAGVECLVIDTSSTMISLENELRWNDLYYRMNH from the coding sequence ATGCTGCAAGCTAAGCCATATGTATTCTGGTTTGTAACAGGAAGCCAAGGTTTGTACGGAGAGGATGTACTTGAGCAGGTGGAGGAGAATTCCAGGAGAATGGTCGAGGAGCTAAACCGCGAAGGGGGCCTTCCGTATCCGATTGAGTTCCGCGAAACGGTCACAGCTCCGGAAGCGATTCTGCGAGTGTGCCTTGAAGCCAATTCCAGCGGGACCTGCGCGGGGGTGATCACATGGATGCACACCTTCTCTCCGGCCAAAATGTGGATCTCGGGGCTTACCCAGCTGCGCAAGCCGCTGCTCCATCTCCATACCCAATACAATATCGAGATTCCCTGGGACAGTATCGACATGGAGTTTATGAACTTGAACCAGGCGGCGCACGGCGACCGTGAGTTCGGGTTCATCGGCGCCCGCCTGCGCATGGCCCGAAAGATTATTGCGGGCCACTGGAAGGATGAAGAGGTGCGTGCAAGAATCGGAGGGTGGATGAAGACGGCGGCGGGCTATACCGGGAGCCAGACGATGAGAATCGCCAGATTCGGCGACAATATGCGTGATGTCGCAGTGACGGAAGGCGATAAGGTGGAGGCGCAAATCAAGCTGGGGTGGACGGTCAACGGTTATCCGGCCGGTGATCTGGCTGAACGGGTTCGGAGTGTAAGTGATGCCAAGCTGCGTAGGCTGATGGATGAATACGCCGAATTATATGACTTTACGGATCAGGGTCGCGCCGATGGCGCTGAACGGGAAGCCATTCGTGAACAGGCGCGGATGGAGATTGCGCTGAGCGAATTTTTGGAGGAGGGCGGGTATACAGCGTTCGTGACCAGCTTCCAGGACCTGCATGGACTGAAGCAATTGCCGGGGCTGGCGGCTCAGCGGCTGATGGCGGCAGGCTACGGCTTCGGCGGTGAAGGCGACTGGAAGACGGCCGCGCTGGTACGGATGATGAAGATTATGGCCGGTAATCAAGGGACCTCTTTCATGGAGGATTATACGTATCATCTGCAAAAGGGCAATGAAATGGTACTGGGTTCCCATATGCTGGAGATCTGCCCGTCCCTGGCTGCGGACAGACCAAGGATTGAAGTGCATCCCTTGTTTGTCGGCGGCAAGGAAGCTCCTGCGCGTCTAATATTTAACGGAGCCAGCGGCAAAGGAATCAATGCCACACTGGTGGATATGGGCGACCGGTTCCGCCTGATCGTCAATGAAGTGAATGCCGTACAGAATGAACATAGAATGCCTCATCTGCCGGTAGCGCGGCTCCTCTGGCAGCCGGAGCCGTCCTTGACCCGTGCATCGGAAGCGTGGATTCTGGCCGGGGGTGCACATCACTTCGCCTTTTCCTTCCATACAACAAGTGAACAGCTCCGGGATTGGGCGCGTATGGCAGGGGTCGAGTGCCTTGTCATCGACACCTCCAGCACCATGATTTCACTTGAGAATGAGCTGCGCTGGAATGACCTGTATTACCGGATGAATCATTAG
- a CDS encoding FGGY-family carbohydrate kinase, with product MAVDLIGLDIGSTGTKCLIMAPTGEVLAQAYREYPMESPESGCYELSPQRVWEAVQAVISSAMIKYDRPPAMLAGLSVSSFGEAAVLLDSGGCVLGNSLLYIDKRGSEQLEVLVEHIGEEKIIGRTGLHPHPMYTLSKLMWYREERPDIYERLHTFLPFGSFILYKLGAGPVIDYSLASRTMAFDVHRLEWDEEIIRASGLRSGIFPQALELGSRLGRISPAAAEALGLPAHLQLVLGGHDQVCAAIGAGVTEEGSAVDGIGTVECITPVFDKMQVNDQALALSKLALVPYIQGSYTTYAFNFTGGSLLKWYRDQFGYEEKCAADKSGRSVYEIMGESAGEGPTDILVLPHFAGSGTPYMNPAAVGVIAGLNFNTTKGELYRALMEGVTYEMRLNLDCLEQAGMRIRDLKACGGGAKSALWLQIKADIMNRAVIALDIEEAGILGAVILAGVALGVFPSYAEAARRLVKVGTTFYPRPENRRHYDENYAKYKRLYQAVNNVMSNP from the coding sequence ATGGCCGTCGATCTCATAGGCCTAGATATCGGGTCAACAGGAACGAAATGCCTGATCATGGCTCCAACGGGTGAGGTGCTGGCCCAGGCATACAGGGAATATCCCATGGAATCGCCGGAAAGCGGCTGTTATGAGCTGAGCCCGCAGCGGGTGTGGGAAGCGGTTCAAGCTGTGATCAGTTCCGCAATGATTAAGTATGACAGACCGCCTGCCATGCTTGCCGGACTGTCCGTTTCTTCCTTTGGGGAGGCTGCCGTTCTGCTCGACAGCGGGGGCTGCGTGCTTGGAAACAGCCTGCTGTATATTGACAAGCGGGGAAGCGAGCAACTGGAGGTTTTGGTGGAGCATATCGGAGAAGAGAAGATCATTGGCAGGACGGGTCTTCATCCCCATCCGATGTACACCCTCTCCAAATTGATGTGGTACCGGGAAGAGCGGCCGGACATTTATGAGCGGCTTCATACCTTTCTGCCGTTTGGATCATTTATTCTCTACAAGCTGGGTGCAGGACCCGTGATCGACTATTCGCTGGCGTCCAGAACGATGGCCTTTGATGTTCACCGGCTTGAGTGGGATGAGGAGATAATCCGGGCGTCAGGCTTAAGGAGCGGGATATTTCCCCAGGCGCTGGAGCTTGGATCACGGCTCGGCCGGATTTCACCCGCAGCGGCTGAGGCGCTGGGACTGCCTGCCCACCTTCAGCTGGTGCTCGGCGGACATGACCAGGTATGCGCTGCCATTGGCGCGGGAGTCACGGAAGAAGGCTCGGCCGTAGACGGCATCGGCACCGTAGAGTGCATCACGCCGGTCTTCGATAAAATGCAGGTCAATGACCAAGCGCTTGCGCTCAGCAAGCTGGCGCTGGTTCCTTATATCCAGGGGAGTTATACCACCTATGCGTTTAATTTCACCGGCGGCTCCCTGCTCAAGTGGTACAGGGACCAGTTCGGTTATGAAGAGAAATGTGCGGCAGATAAGTCCGGCCGGAGTGTCTATGAGATTATGGGCGAGAGCGCCGGAGAAGGTCCTACAGACATTTTGGTACTGCCGCATTTTGCCGGCTCAGGCACACCTTACATGAATCCGGCTGCGGTTGGGGTCATCGCGGGCTTGAATTTCAACACTACGAAGGGTGAACTGTACAGAGCCTTGATGGAGGGCGTCACCTATGAGATGAGGCTCAATCTGGATTGTCTGGAGCAAGCGGGTATGCGTATCAGGGATCTAAAAGCCTGCGGCGGCGGTGCCAAGTCTGCCCTATGGCTGCAAATCAAGGCGGACATCATGAATAGGGCCGTCATCGCCCTTGATATCGAAGAGGCGGGTATTCTAGGAGCGGTTATTCTGGCCGGGGTGGCGCTGGGAGTGTTCCCTTCCTATGCAGAAGCTGCCCGCCGTTTGGTGAAGGTGGGCACTACCTTCTATCCCCGCCCGGAGAACCGCAGGCATTATGATGAGAATTACGCCAAATATAAACGGCTGTATCAAGCAGTGAATAACGTCATGTCGAACCCATAG